One window of the Zea mays cultivar B73 chromosome 3, Zm-B73-REFERENCE-NAM-5.0, whole genome shotgun sequence genome contains the following:
- the LOC103650755 gene encoding serine/threonine-protein kinase TIO, which produces MGIEDYHVIDLVGEGSFGKVYKGRRKYTRQTVAMKFILKHGKTDKDIHNLRQEIEILRKLKHENIIEMIDAFETPQEFCVVTEFAQGELFEVLEDDKCLPEEQVQAIAKQLVKALYYLHSNRIIHRDMKPQNILIGKGSIVKLCDFGFARAMSANTVVLRSIKGTPLYMAPELVREQPYNHTADLWSLGVILYELFVGQPPFYTNSVYALIRHIVKDPVKYPDNMSTNFKSFLKGLLNKVPQSRLTWPALLEHPFVKDDSMGSAAESRPAPFEARGSEDTQKAEETQSRNQPSPAGPQSRITATNRENASDKPKGNRKLDDPMQATQDRHGSPTGAVAESCSPSECTALDKLEKASQTVEGASSIVQDIEALSTILTPIKIWLTNTPSSTRELNIDGANQSLRIIKNLIDAGSCQSYAAIDISLLLEFTNLIIKTKLSNAYGLVVKCLAIARKLLDTSDEVILNSYDRHWLSLYELYSQILVSTVDSSGRISRESTACLALMLSRVISGLKASMSSEDPKPVEESLLKIIDHARTSQLLELLCECLMASGSDTLSGSTNMVPAACEACKAIWYLAHAVDIMSIGAHHFSFPLANSWRQIHSMQEQSSKADSNSTNLINIFVKSFLASRPIQVAVYHCLHNGLESAIHACLQLISRACLQNVTFCAIMCRPWNSPSDVDVVEYGGDGTIVSDMFSLLSLCGSYLNKESRQNSNQKCKLSNPHALVVHCCLALATIAACLKSEGGSSASLVLTSSQKKQRSRLSVLAHLSSVDDTVKSCLQPHCASAMLALSSLVSLENGGQTRSSLCETALALFPRMATLHTLLKLWLSDGSEALCRYNAGLLNLFGLRDGSIGLLETRLKWGGPLAIEQACSVGIPQLLIRLLTDGFIKEVSDGKDGSTSRSGLSPLGVVWTLSALSQCLPGGVFREILYRREQLKLLTDLLSDTHLKALAAWTGLGGGKRGVRELINSVVDILAFPFVAVQSSPNMPSASASINSGFLLNVASPGGRIGTENKEMLKTIEQNMPQYIQVLLEVGIPGCMLRCLDYVDMEDLGRPLAIVAKMAGYRPLALQLHKEGLLDPSRVAALLEGPIAKETLLDFLMIISDLARMSKDFYVPIDKAGLVVLLKNFLSNGDPDIRAKACSAIGNMCRHSSYFYGPLAANKVIQLVVDRCSDPDKRTRKFACFAVGNAAYHNDMLYEELRRSIPQLTTLLLGPEEDKTKGNAAGALSNLVRNSDMLCEDIVSQGAIQALLKMVGSYSTVALSPSRRDALTESPLRIVLFALRKMCDHAICRNFLRSSELLPVIVHLRQSPDPTISEYASAIATRVSQA; this is translated from the exons ATGGGGATAGAGGATTACCATGTCATCGACCTCGTCGGGGAGGGCTCCTTCGGCAAGGTTTACAAGGGCAGGCGCAAGTACACTCGGCAG ACGGTCGCCATGAAGTTCATTCTTAAGCACGGGAAGACCGATAAGGATATCCACAACCTTAGGCAGGAGATTGAG ATCCTAAGGAAACTCAAACATGAGAACATAATTGAAATGATCGATGCCTTTGAAACCCCTCAGGAGTTTTGTGTTGTCACAGAGTTTGCTCAG GGAGAACTGTTTGAGGTGCTCGAGGATGATAAATGCCttccagaagaacaagttcaggcAATTGCTAAGCAGCTG GTGAAAGCATTGTATTACTTGCATTCCAATAGAATTATTCACCGGGATATGAAACCTCAGAACATCCTTATCGGGAAAGGATCTATTGTAAAG CTTTGTGACTTCGGGTTTGCTCGTGCTATGTCAGCTAACACTGTTGTATTACGCTCCATTAAAG GGACACCTTTATATATGGCTCCAGAACTGGTGAGGGAACAGCCATATAACCATACAGCAGATTTATGGTCCCTTGGGGTCATTTT ATATGAATTGTTTGTTGGACAGCCCCCCTTTTATACAAATTCGGTCTATGCACTTATCCGGCACATTGTCAAG GATCCTGTAAAATATCCAGATAATATGAGCACAAACTTTAAGAGCTTCCTGAAGGGTTTACTCAACAAG GTGCCTCAAAGTAGATTAACCTGGCCAGCATTGTTGGAGCACCCATTTGTCAAAGATGATTCAATGGGATCGGCAGCT GAGTCTCGACCCGCGCCTTTTGAAGCTAGAGGGTCTGAAGATACTCAGAAAGCAGAAGAAACACAATCAAGGAACCAACCTTCCCCAGCCGGCCCCCAAA GTAGGATTACTGCTACCAATAGGGAAAATGCTTCTGATAAACCAAAAGGAAACAGAAAACTGGATGACCCTATGCAAGCAACTCAGGACCGCCATGGTTCACCTACTGGTGCTGTTGCTGAAAGCTGCTCTCCCTCAG AGTGTACGGCTTTGGATAAACTGGAAAAAGCCTCACAAACAGTAGAAGGTGCAAGCAGCATTGTTCAAGATATTGAAGCACTGTCAACCATTCTCACCCCTATCAAAATTTGGCTTACTAATACTCCAAGTTCAACCAG GGAACTCAACATTGATGGAGCAAATCAGTCGCTCAGAATTATTAAAAATTTGATTGATGCTGGTTCATGCCAATCTTATGCTGCAATTGATATAAGTCTGCTTCTTGAGTTTACAAATCTCATTATCAAAACTAAGCTTTCAAATGCTTATGGACTTGTGGTGAAG TGCCTGGCAATTGCACGGAAACTACTTGATACAAGTGATGAAGTTATTTTAAATTCTTATGACAGACACTGGTTATCCCTATATGAACTTTATTCACAG ATCCTGGTTTCTACAGTGGATTCATCTGGAAGAATATCTCGTGAGTCAACTGCCTGCCTTGCTTTGATGTTATCTCGGGTTATCTCTGGCTTGAAAGCTAGCATGTCATCTGAAGACCCAAAGCCAGTGGAAGAAAGTCTTCTCAAGATCATTGATCATGCGAGGACATCACAACTACTAGAGCTCTTGTGTGAATGTCTGATGGCTTCAGGTTCAGACACACTATCTGGTTCTACGAACATGGTACCTGCTGCTTGTGAGGCATGCAAGGCTATTTGGTACCTAGCTCATGCTGTTGACATTATGTCCATTGGTGCACACCATTTTTCATTTCCCTTAGCTAATTCATGGCGACAGATACATTCAATGCAAGAGCAAAGTTCAAAGGCAGATTCAAACTCTACCAATCTGATTAACATATTTGTCAAATCATTTCTCGCCTCACGACCAATTCAGGTTGCAGTTTACCACTGCTTGCATAATGGTCTAGAATCAGCTATTCATGCTTGTCTTCAG CTTATCTCAAGGGCCTGTCTTCAGAATGTGACTTTCTGTGCCATTATGTGTCGTCCATGGAATTCACCATCTGATGTTGACGTAGTAGAATATGGTGGAGATGGAACAATAGTATCTGACATGTTTTCCTTATTGTCACTGTGTGGATCATATTTAAATAAGGAATCCAGGCAGAATAGCAATCAGAAATGCAAACTATCCAACCCTCATGCTCTTGTAGTGCACTGCTGCCTTGCACTAGCGACAATAGCTGCATGTTTGAAATCAGAGGGAGGATCTTCAGCATCACTTGTCCTAACAAGTTCCCAGAAAAAACAGCGGTCCCGGCTCTCAGTTCTTGCACACCTCTCATCAGTTGATGATACAGTGAAGAGTTGCCTGCAGCCACACTGTGCATCAGCAATGCTTGCGCTCTCATCACTTGTTTCTCTTGAAAATGGTGGACAAACCAGATCGTCTCTTTGTGAAACTGCCCTTGCTTTGTTTCCTCGTATGGCAACACTGCACACACTGCTGAAGCTTTGGTTATCTGATGGAAGCGAGGCACTGTGTCGATATAATGCTGGTCTTCTGAATCTTTTTGGACTCCGCGATGGAAGTATTGGACTGCTGGAGACAAGGTTGAAATGGGGCGGACCATTGGCCATTGAACAAGCCTGCTCAGTTGGCATCCCACAGCTCCTAATTCGCTTGCTTACTGATGGTTTCATAAAAGAGGTTTCTGACGGAAAAGATGGTTCGACGAGCCGCAGTGGGTTGTCTCCATTGGGAGTTGTCTGGACTCTTTCTGCTTTATCTCAATGCCTTCCTGGTGGAGTTTTTCGTGAAATTTTGTACAGAAGGGAACAGTTAAAGCTCTTAACCGACTTGTTGTCTGATACACATCTTAAGGCATTGGCCGCCTGGACGGGTCTTGGTGGTGGGAAGAGGGGAGTTCGGGAACTGATAAACTCAGTCGTTGATATCTTGGCATTTCCATTTGTTGCAGTGCAGAGTTCTCCAAACATGCCGTCAGCATCTGCATCCATCAATAGTGGTTTCCTGCTTAATGTTGCATCACCCGGTGGGCGCATTGGTACTGAGAATAAGGAAATGCTCAAAACTATAGAGCAAAACATGCCTCAGTACATTCAAGTTCTACTAGAG GTTGGAATTCCTGGATGTATGCTGCGTTGTCTTGACTATGTTGACATGGAAGATCTAGGTAGGCCCTTGGCCATTGTGGCCAAAATGGCAGGCTACAGGCCACTTGCTTTGCAGCTTCATAAAGAAGGTCTTCTAGATCCAAGTAGAGTAGCAGCATTACTCGAGGGTCCTATAGCAAAGGAGACTTTGCTTGATTTCCTCATGATTATTTCTGACCTTGCTCGCATGTCGAAG GACTTTTATGTGCCCATTGATAAAGCTGGACTTGTTGTTCTTCTGAAGAACTTCTTATCAAATGGAGACCCTGATATAAGGGCAAAAGCTTGTAGTGCCATTGGCAACATGTGCCGCCATAGCTCCTACTTTTATGGCCCACTT GCAGCAAATAAGGTGATCCAGCTCGTGGTTGACAGGTGTTCTGATCCTGACAAGCGCACACGAAAGTTTGCATGTTTTGCC GTTGGCAATGCTGCTTATCATAATGATATGCTGTATGAAGAATTGAGACGGTCCATACCTCAACTCACCACTTTACTTCTTGGTCCTGAGGAGGATAAAACCAAAGGCAACGCTGCAGGCGCGCTCAGTAATCTAGTGAGGAACTCAGACATGCTTTGCGAAGACATTGTCTCCCAAGGCGCAATTCAG GCGCTGCTGAAGATGGTCGGCAGTTACTCTACTGTTGCCCTGAGCCCCAGCAGACGAGATGCTCTAACCGAATCTCCGCTAAGAATCGTGCTCTTCGCCCTGCGCAAGATGTGCGACCACGCCATCTGCAGGAACTTCCTACGGTCTTCGGAGCTGCTCCCCGTCATCGTCCACCTCCGGCAGTCACCTGATCCAACGATCTCCGAGTATGCTTCTGCCATCGCGACCAGAGTGAGCCAGGCCTGA